A single window of Treponema denticola ATCC 35405 DNA harbors:
- a CDS encoding ABC transporter ATP-binding protein — translation MKSKFIRTFILFFKASPFRVSAVIMLTLALGVFPSLRIFISMKLIDLIADLLQSSAEIAFGKIFKLLAAWAVISLASELAVKLQGTLNALINEKFSASIMTGLSEKLAGLTDLSFFEKRENLVKVDMVREQLQVRPQNYVFNIILNFQRIVNLISMFAVLFSIDYLLPILMIFSTLPVFLISQKAGRVQWAETEKLQDKRLKMATYIKHGLEGEKAKDNFLFGFAKNFKNTYLSIRDEYLKSFIKIAHKGLAFQLITSFVSALIMITLFFLMIFIVVKKRIAVGAVAGYVQAFMYTQYEIQDLAMYGRWYFTIMGYFQNYFDIMDWTGKHRGIEDVEQSERIILNEKIESIELKNVRFAYRGKEFDNDGNDISDYAIKDLSLFIDGKKTYAVVGKNGSGKTTLIKLLTGFYTPQEGSVIINGKYNLSDLDMDSYRERLSAVFQDFAVYSGYTVDENIFVKPEHSEEEEKEKIEKVKYLGKDFEKKLENNYFLVLGMQYNGKEFSGGQRQRLAALRSFIKKSDIIFFDEPTSAIDPIAENEFIESILMQGKGKISLIVTHRMGSIKSCSDIIVIDSGRVIEKGNFESLLAQNGLFAELYNSQRKNFVEEELDIRN, via the coding sequence ATGAAGTCTAAATTTATACGAACTTTTATTTTGTTTTTTAAGGCCTCACCTTTCAGGGTAAGTGCCGTAATTATGCTTACCCTTGCCTTGGGTGTTTTCCCGTCTTTGAGAATTTTTATTTCGATGAAGCTTATAGACTTAATTGCTGATCTTTTGCAAAGCTCAGCGGAAATCGCCTTTGGAAAGATTTTTAAGCTTTTGGCAGCTTGGGCTGTTATCTCCCTAGCTTCCGAATTAGCCGTAAAACTTCAAGGTACCTTAAATGCCCTCATAAATGAAAAATTTTCTGCATCCATTATGACTGGTCTATCCGAAAAACTGGCAGGCCTTACCGATCTTTCTTTTTTTGAAAAAAGAGAAAACCTAGTAAAGGTCGATATGGTAAGAGAACAATTACAGGTAAGACCTCAAAACTATGTTTTTAATATCATTTTAAATTTTCAGCGCATTGTAAATTTAATAAGCATGTTTGCAGTTTTGTTTTCGATCGATTATCTTTTGCCGATTTTGATGATTTTTTCAACCCTGCCTGTATTTTTAATTTCGCAAAAGGCGGGAAGAGTTCAGTGGGCCGAAACCGAAAAACTTCAAGATAAGAGGCTGAAGATGGCTACATACATCAAGCACGGACTTGAAGGTGAAAAAGCAAAGGATAATTTTTTATTCGGCTTTGCCAAAAACTTTAAAAATACTTATTTGAGCATAAGAGATGAATACTTAAAAAGTTTTATCAAAATTGCTCATAAGGGATTGGCCTTTCAATTAATTACAAGTTTTGTTTCCGCCCTGATTATGATAACCTTATTTTTCTTAATGATTTTTATTGTCGTAAAAAAAAGAATTGCCGTCGGGGCCGTAGCAGGTTATGTACAAGCCTTTATGTATACCCAATACGAAATACAGGATTTGGCTATGTACGGAAGATGGTATTTTACGATAATGGGGTACTTTCAAAACTATTTTGATATTATGGATTGGACCGGGAAACATCGGGGTATTGAAGATGTTGAACAATCCGAGCGGATAATCTTAAACGAAAAAATAGAATCCATCGAATTAAAGAATGTCCGCTTTGCTTATAGAGGAAAGGAATTCGACAATGACGGAAACGATATAAGCGATTATGCAATAAAAGATTTATCTCTTTTTATAGACGGTAAAAAAACTTATGCGGTTGTAGGAAAGAACGGCAGCGGTAAAACTACTCTGATAAAACTTTTAACGGGCTTTTACACGCCCCAAGAAGGGAGTGTCATAATAAACGGCAAATATAATCTTTCTGATTTGGATATGGATTCATATCGGGAAAGGCTATCGGCAGTATTCCAAGATTTTGCCGTTTATTCAGGCTACACTGTAGATGAAAACATTTTTGTAAAACCTGAACACTCTGAGGAAGAAGAAAAAGAAAAGATAGAAAAGGTTAAATATTTAGGGAAAGACTTTGAAAAGAAACTTGAAAATAATTATTTCCTCGTTTTGGGAATGCAATACAACGGCAAAGAATTTTCAGGCGGACAAAGGCAGAGGCTTGCAGCTCTTCGTTCCTTTATCAAAAAAAGCGATATAATATTTTTTGACGAACCTACCTCTGCAATAGATCCAATAGCCGAAAACGAATTTATCGAAAGCATTCTTATGCAGGGTAAAGGAAAAATCTCTCTTATCGTAACTCATAGAATGGGAAGCATAAAATCCTGCAGCGATATAATCGTAATCGATTCGGGCCGTGTAATTGAAAAAGGAAACTTTGAAAGCCTCTTAGCCCAAAACGGTTTATTTGCGGAACTTTATAACAGCCAAAGAAAAAACTTTGTTGAAGAAGAACTTGACATAAGAAATTAG
- a CDS encoding cyclodeaminase/cyclohydrolase family protein: MELVKMTVSAFVDETASDSPAPGGGSVSALAGSLASALGQMVIRLTTGKKAFASLDEKTQEEFKAQLPKLEKAQKRLVEIIDEDTQAFNAFMEALKLPKDTDEQKAKRSKAMSDATVVAMQVPLETAKTCLDVLRFLPIVALHGNKNAASDAGVAALNARSGLEGAILNVKINLGGIDDASLCEKTRAECNKMLEEGEKLKTEILKTIYSKIE; encoded by the coding sequence ATGGAATTAGTAAAGATGACGGTAAGTGCTTTTGTTGACGAAACAGCCAGCGATTCTCCGGCCCCCGGAGGCGGTTCCGTTTCTGCCTTGGCAGGTTCTCTAGCCTCGGCCCTCGGTCAGATGGTTATCCGCTTGACAACAGGAAAAAAAGCCTTTGCTTCTCTTGACGAAAAAACTCAAGAAGAATTTAAGGCTCAGCTCCCTAAATTAGAAAAGGCTCAAAAACGATTGGTCGAAATCATTGATGAAGACACACAGGCCTTTAACGCCTTTATGGAAGCCTTAAAGCTGCCCAAGGACACCGATGAGCAAAAGGCAAAGCGCAGCAAGGCTATGTCCGATGCTACTGTCGTGGCAATGCAGGTTCCGCTTGAAACAGCTAAGACCTGTTTGGATGTGCTGCGCTTTTTACCCATTGTTGCCCTTCACGGAAACAAAAATGCCGCTTCCGATGCCGGTGTTGCAGCCCTTAATGCCCGCTCCGGTTTGGAAGGTGCTATATTAAACGTTAAGATAAATCTAGGCGGAATCGATGATGCATCCCTCTGCGAAAAAACAAGGGCTGAGTGCAATAAGATGCTCGAAGAAGGTGAAAAGCTAAAGACCGAAATTTTAAAAACAATCTATTCTAAGATTGAATAG
- a CDS encoding biotin--[acetyl-CoA-carboxylase] ligase: MGELISRTTSDILLDMLIEQNGSPLSGEEAALHLGLSRVSVWKAVQKLRDEGYEIEGGKNKGYILKSSSDVLNAFSIEKNLSAFAQSVCKGKVEVFKTIDSTNTEAKRRLTSSSRAESLHGTVLFAEHQSAGRGRFSRSFYSPKGAGLYFSLIFCPSIPARTEREVPSSDLYTAISATVICRCLKALGFAPQIKWVNDIYLNGKKICGILSEGIIDMETSSVQAVIIGIGLNVKESNFPPELKNKAGSLFTETGSSFSEAEVPSLNRNVLASSIMSSLIEALYGLHSQKNLMEEYKNLSLLTGKKVRVLPFAGIPYQALVLGISDLGHLIIETDDGKKEELISGEVSLELEP; the protein is encoded by the coding sequence ATGGGAGAGCTTATATCAAGGACAACGAGTGATATACTTTTGGATATGCTTATAGAACAAAACGGAAGCCCTCTTTCGGGCGAAGAAGCGGCTTTGCACTTAGGCCTTTCGAGGGTTTCCGTCTGGAAGGCCGTGCAAAAACTAAGGGATGAAGGTTATGAAATTGAAGGCGGAAAAAACAAGGGCTATATTCTAAAATCCTCTTCAGATGTGCTGAACGCCTTTTCAATTGAAAAGAACCTATCTGCCTTTGCTCAATCCGTTTGCAAGGGGAAGGTTGAAGTTTTTAAGACAATAGATTCCACTAACACCGAGGCAAAAAGGCGGTTAACTTCCTCAAGCAGAGCCGAATCCCTTCACGGAACGGTTCTTTTTGCCGAGCATCAAAGCGCCGGGAGAGGCCGCTTTTCACGCAGTTTTTATTCGCCAAAAGGAGCGGGTTTATATTTTAGTCTGATTTTTTGCCCCTCAATTCCGGCAAGGACCGAAAGGGAAGTGCCCTCTTCCGATCTTTACACGGCAATTTCGGCAACGGTTATCTGCCGCTGCTTAAAGGCTCTGGGCTTTGCTCCGCAAATAAAGTGGGTAAACGATATTTATCTTAACGGAAAAAAAATCTGCGGCATTTTAAGCGAGGGAATTATCGATATGGAAACTTCCTCAGTGCAGGCCGTAATTATAGGCATAGGCCTCAATGTAAAAGAGTCTAATTTTCCTCCCGAACTTAAAAACAAGGCCGGCTCTCTTTTTACCGAAACAGGCTCATCTTTTAGCGAAGCTGAAGTTCCTTCCCTCAACCGGAATGTTTTAGCTTCTTCCATTATGTCGAGCCTGATTGAAGCTCTCTACGGTCTACATTCTCAAAAAAACTTAATGGAAGAATATAAAAACCTCTCCCTCCTTACGGGAAAAAAGGTAAGAGTTCTTCCCTTTGCCGGCATCCCCTATCAAGCCTTGGTTTTGGGAATCAGCGATTTAGGACATCTTATCATAGAAACCGATGACGGCAAAAAAGAAGAGTTGATTTCAGGCGAGGTTAGTTTGGAGCTTGAACCTTAA
- a CDS encoding ISNCY-like element ISTde1 family transposase: MEEKLNMGKKERTRGKILAMVVERQITLKQAAIKMQVCYRQAKRIYKRYLEQGDKGLLHKSLGKPSSKRVDENIKKKCLELYAEKYHDFGPTLAAEKLEELDGIKINHETLRRLLIKAGLWSRKRRRNIHRSRRERRECFGQMLQFDGSHHKWFEQRGPKCCLMNIVDDATGMTQSFLTEQETTEAAMRLLWGWIDCHGIPQAVCCDKKNAYVITREPTMSEIIKNVRPKTPFQKACEKLGIQIIVAHSAQSKGRVERNHSVYQDRFVKELRLAKINTIEKANAFLQKEYLPKINKKFAIAPLDSQDGHAPCPSKEQLANIFCYEEQRVVSNDFVIRYENRLFQITKSNRNIPRPKTNILLRELLDGTIKLIWNNKELDFLEITKEYLKEVKLS; the protein is encoded by the coding sequence ATGGAAGAAAAATTAAATATGGGAAAAAAGGAAAGAACAAGGGGAAAAATACTGGCAATGGTAGTAGAGCGTCAAATAACCTTAAAACAAGCAGCCATAAAAATGCAGGTATGTTACAGACAAGCAAAGCGTATTTACAAAAGGTATTTGGAACAAGGAGATAAAGGTCTTTTGCATAAAAGTCTAGGAAAACCTTCCTCAAAAAGAGTCGATGAAAATATAAAGAAAAAATGCTTGGAACTGTACGCTGAAAAATATCATGATTTTGGTCCTACTCTGGCAGCAGAAAAACTTGAAGAACTTGATGGGATAAAAATAAATCATGAAACGCTTAGGCGATTACTAATCAAAGCAGGTCTTTGGAGTAGAAAACGGCGAAGGAACATTCATCGAAGTAGAAGAGAAAGAAGAGAATGTTTTGGACAGATGCTTCAATTTGACGGAAGTCATCATAAATGGTTTGAGCAAAGAGGACCTAAATGCTGTTTAATGAATATAGTCGATGATGCAACAGGAATGACACAGTCGTTTTTGACGGAACAAGAGACAACGGAAGCTGCTATGAGGCTTTTATGGGGCTGGATAGACTGTCATGGGATACCTCAAGCGGTATGTTGTGATAAAAAAAATGCTTATGTTATTACACGGGAGCCAACTATGTCAGAAATAATAAAAAATGTAAGGCCTAAAACCCCGTTTCAAAAAGCTTGTGAAAAACTTGGAATACAAATAATAGTGGCTCATTCGGCTCAATCTAAAGGCCGTGTAGAAAGGAATCATAGTGTTTATCAAGACAGATTTGTAAAAGAATTACGCCTTGCAAAAATAAATACTATTGAAAAGGCTAATGCTTTTTTACAAAAAGAGTATTTACCGAAAATAAATAAAAAGTTCGCCATTGCACCTTTAGACTCACAAGATGGGCATGCTCCTTGTCCAAGTAAAGAACAGCTTGCTAATATTTTCTGCTATGAAGAACAAAGGGTTGTAAGTAATGATTTTGTTATCAGGTATGAAAACAGACTTTTTCAAATAACAAAATCGAACCGTAATATACCGAGACCTAAAACAAACATATTGTTAAGAGAACTCTTGGATGGAACCATAAAACTAATATGGAACAACAAAGAGCTTGATTTCTTAGAAATAACTAAAGAGTATCTTAAGGAGGTAAAATTATCATAA
- a CDS encoding AMP-binding protein: MFYKEYINYIESDDWETVHNSFSVKAPENFNFAYDIIDRMAKEYPEKEALVWCDETEERIFSFGELAKQINKTANFFKAMGIGRGDTVLLFLRRRYEFWFVLPALHKIGAIAVPATVQLAAHDIEYRIQSANIKMIMAVQEKNLQEEIQKAAESAYNKPLLVWVHDEMEGWISFDELVKNMSEDFTPPQGNSYPCGKDIALLYFTSGTSGNPKMVEHNFLYPLGHIATAKFWQNVKEGGRHLSVAETGWAKAMWGKIYGQWLCGCAVFVYDMKMFIPKNLLEKLSKYRVTSFCAPPTVYRYLIREKIEDYDLSSLEECTTAGEALSMDIFNTFKEKTGIELREGYGQTELTLTTGTFPGMKIKPGSMGKPAPGYEIDIIRPDGSSCKAGESGEIILRLDKKVPFGMFGGYYKNEEKTAEVFKDGVYHTGDAAYRDEDGYFWFESRTDDLIKSSGFRISPFEVESVLLQHPAVFECAVTGVPDPKRGQAVKAFVVLNKTYQPSQALEKELMFFAKKNAALYKAPRSLEFVETLPKTHNGKISRAAIRSRKV; encoded by the coding sequence ATGTTTTATAAAGAATATATAAACTATATTGAAAGCGATGATTGGGAAACCGTACATAATTCTTTTTCAGTTAAAGCTCCCGAGAATTTTAATTTTGCTTATGACATAATAGATAGAATGGCTAAGGAATACCCCGAAAAAGAGGCTCTCGTATGGTGCGATGAAACCGAAGAAAGGATTTTTTCGTTCGGAGAATTGGCAAAGCAGATAAATAAAACAGCCAACTTTTTTAAGGCCATGGGAATAGGAAGAGGCGACACGGTTTTGCTTTTTTTGCGAAGAAGATACGAGTTTTGGTTTGTTCTTCCTGCCCTGCACAAAATAGGGGCAATAGCCGTTCCTGCAACGGTCCAGCTCGCAGCTCACGACATCGAATACCGTATTCAATCCGCCAATATAAAAATGATAATGGCCGTACAAGAAAAGAATTTGCAAGAAGAAATTCAAAAAGCTGCTGAGTCCGCTTATAATAAGCCCCTTCTTGTCTGGGTGCATGACGAAATGGAGGGTTGGATTTCCTTTGATGAACTCGTAAAAAATATGAGTGAAGATTTTACACCTCCCCAAGGGAATTCCTACCCTTGCGGAAAGGACATAGCTCTTTTGTACTTTACCTCAGGTACTTCGGGCAATCCCAAAATGGTGGAGCATAATTTTTTATATCCTCTTGGACACATTGCGACTGCAAAATTTTGGCAAAATGTCAAGGAAGGCGGAAGACACTTAAGCGTTGCAGAAACAGGCTGGGCAAAGGCTATGTGGGGAAAGATTTACGGTCAATGGCTCTGCGGCTGTGCCGTCTTTGTGTACGACATGAAAATGTTTATCCCTAAAAACCTGCTCGAAAAATTATCAAAATACAGGGTAACTTCCTTTTGTGCACCTCCTACCGTTTACAGGTACTTAATCCGCGAAAAAATAGAAGATTACGATTTATCCTCATTGGAAGAATGTACAACGGCAGGTGAAGCCCTTAGCATGGACATATTCAATACATTTAAAGAAAAGACTGGAATAGAACTGCGGGAAGGCTACGGGCAAACAGAGCTTACCCTCACAACAGGAACCTTCCCCGGCATGAAAATTAAACCCGGCTCGATGGGAAAGCCCGCCCCCGGCTATGAGATAGATATTATCCGCCCCGACGGATCTTCTTGCAAGGCAGGAGAATCGGGAGAAATCATCTTGCGTTTGGATAAAAAGGTTCCTTTCGGAATGTTCGGGGGTTATTATAAAAATGAAGAAAAAACGGCCGAGGTTTTTAAGGACGGAGTTTACCACACGGGAGACGCCGCCTATAGGGATGAAGACGGTTATTTTTGGTTTGAAAGCCGAACCGATGACCTTATAAAAAGCTCCGGTTTCCGTATAAGCCCCTTTGAGGTGGAGTCGGTTCTTCTCCAGCATCCGGCAGTCTTTGAATGTGCGGTAACAGGCGTACCCGACCCTAAGAGAGGTCAGGCGGTAAAGGCCTTTGTTGTTTTGAACAAAACCTATCAGCCGAGCCAAGCCTTGGAAAAAGAGCTTATGTTCTTTGCAAAGAAAAATGCGGCCCTTTACAAGGCCCCGCGTTCTCTCGAATTTGTAGAAACTTTGCCGAAAACCCATAACGGCAAGATAAGCCGGGCTGCAATCAGAAGCCGAAAGGTCTGA
- the pta gene encoding phosphate acetyltransferase, which yields MSFVDEMKRKAKMYANRLVLPEGTEERTLKAARSIVDEKLVSELFLIGSDDAVYAAASKAGVKLGGIKIIDPKKSEWLDSFAESYYEKRKAKGMTLEQAKIEMSAELGFAAMMLVQDKADAMVAGALNTTADVLRAGLKVIGTLPGMKTASSCFLMDTKNPKLGANGVFIFSDCAVIPTPSSEQLADIACSAAISCRTFAGVEPIVAMLSFSTKGSGGDKDENILRVREAVKILQERKPDFVFDGEIQLDCAIVPSVMQKKAADSPVKGQANTLIFPDLGAGNIGYKLVQRIAGAEALGPFLQGFAKPISDLSRGCSVDDIITTSAVTLVQAGRK from the coding sequence ATGAGTTTTGTAGATGAAATGAAAAGAAAGGCAAAGATGTATGCTAACCGCCTTGTTTTGCCTGAAGGTACTGAAGAAAGGACTCTCAAAGCAGCCCGATCTATCGTAGACGAAAAATTGGTATCGGAGCTTTTTTTAATCGGTTCCGATGATGCTGTTTATGCAGCGGCTTCTAAGGCGGGGGTAAAACTTGGCGGAATCAAGATAATCGATCCGAAAAAATCGGAATGGCTCGATTCCTTTGCCGAAAGCTATTACGAAAAAAGAAAGGCCAAGGGTATGACCCTTGAACAGGCTAAAATAGAAATGAGTGCGGAGCTGGGCTTCGCAGCGATGATGTTGGTTCAAGATAAGGCGGATGCAATGGTTGCGGGAGCCTTAAACACAACAGCCGATGTTCTCCGTGCAGGTTTAAAAGTTATCGGAACCCTTCCGGGAATGAAAACCGCTTCTTCTTGCTTTTTGATGGACACAAAAAATCCCAAACTCGGAGCAAACGGAGTCTTTATCTTTTCGGACTGTGCCGTAATTCCGACTCCCAGCTCTGAACAGTTGGCCGACATTGCCTGCTCTGCAGCTATAAGTTGCCGGACCTTTGCCGGGGTTGAGCCGATTGTTGCAATGCTCTCCTTTTCTACCAAGGGTTCGGGCGGCGACAAAGATGAAAATATTTTACGCGTCCGCGAAGCCGTAAAAATCTTACAGGAAAGAAAACCCGATTTCGTCTTTGACGGAGAAATCCAGTTGGACTGCGCCATAGTTCCTTCAGTTATGCAAAAGAAAGCGGCCGACTCTCCCGTAAAAGGACAGGCCAATACCCTGATTTTCCCCGACCTCGGAGCCGGAAACATAGGATATAAGCTGGTACAGAGAATTGCCGGTGCAGAAGCCCTCGGCCCCTTCCTCCAAGGCTTTGCAAAGCCCATATCCGACCTTTCCAGAGGCTGCTCGGTAGACGACATAATTACCACCTCGGCTGTAACCTTGGTTCAAGCCGGAAGAAAATAA
- the abc-f gene encoding ribosomal protection-like ABC-F family protein produces MLIDVKNVTFAYYGSAEPVFENLNLQLDTDWKLGLIGRNGYGKTTFLNLLQNKLEYSGKIISPVSFEYFPYVLEEKNTTREIVLSRLPHIEGWQLDCELSLLKASSEIADRPFKTLSSGEQIKVLLAAMFLHENSFILIDEPTNHLDVYGRAAVADYLKNKKGFILVSHDRDFLNRTVDHVLTIEKNNIYVQNGNYDTWEENKIKQDNFEIEKNIQLRKEIKRLKAAARQKAGWSDLKEKSKHGQWIYDRGYVSHKASKMMKRAKSIERNADKAVAEKEKLLKNIETIEDIPMRPLTHHAKHLIEASALSVSYGKKNIFSPVDFSIEAGGVLSLNGKNGAGKSSILKLLMGEKIEFSGTLKKAQDLKISYIPQNFDFLKGQLFDFIEESNIDKTVFLTTLRKLNFPQDNFDKNMETYSSGQKKKVLLTRSICESAHFYIWDEPLNYIDIISRLQIERMILKYGPTVILVEHDKKFNEKVSTDFVELLPNP; encoded by the coding sequence ATGTTGATAGATGTTAAAAATGTAACTTTTGCATATTACGGTTCGGCGGAACCTGTTTTTGAAAATCTTAATTTACAGTTGGACACGGATTGGAAGCTGGGACTTATAGGAAGAAACGGCTACGGGAAGACAACTTTTTTAAATTTACTCCAAAACAAACTCGAATACTCAGGTAAAATTATTTCTCCTGTGAGTTTCGAATATTTCCCCTATGTCCTTGAAGAAAAGAATACTACCCGCGAGATCGTTCTTTCCCGTCTGCCTCATATCGAAGGCTGGCAGCTCGATTGCGAGCTTTCCCTATTGAAAGCTTCTTCCGAAATTGCTGATAGGCCCTTCAAGACTTTAAGTTCAGGCGAACAGATTAAGGTTCTACTTGCTGCTATGTTTTTGCATGAAAACTCTTTTATACTGATTGATGAGCCTACAAACCACTTAGATGTTTACGGCCGAGCTGCCGTCGCCGATTACTTAAAAAATAAAAAAGGCTTTATTCTTGTTTCACATGACAGGGATTTTTTAAATCGGACGGTTGACCATGTTTTAACAATCGAAAAAAATAATATCTATGTTCAAAACGGAAACTATGACACATGGGAAGAAAATAAAATCAAACAGGACAATTTTGAGATTGAAAAAAACATTCAGCTCCGCAAAGAAATAAAGCGCCTTAAGGCTGCTGCCCGTCAAAAAGCAGGCTGGTCTGACTTAAAAGAAAAAAGTAAACATGGGCAATGGATCTATGATAGGGGCTATGTATCACATAAGGCTTCAAAAATGATGAAGAGGGCAAAGAGCATTGAGCGCAATGCAGACAAGGCTGTCGCCGAAAAGGAAAAACTTTTAAAAAATATCGAAACAATTGAAGACATTCCGATGAGGCCGCTCACTCATCACGCAAAGCATCTTATAGAAGCTTCCGCACTTTCGGTTTCTTATGGCAAAAAGAATATATTTTCACCGGTTGATTTTTCCATTGAAGCCGGAGGCGTTTTAAGCCTTAACGGAAAAAACGGTGCGGGTAAGTCGAGTATTTTAAAATTGCTGATGGGAGAAAAAATAGAATTCTCAGGAACCTTAAAAAAAGCACAAGACTTAAAAATTTCTTATATCCCTCAAAATTTCGATTTTCTAAAGGGACAGCTTTTTGATTTTATCGAAGAAAGCAATATAGATAAAACCGTTTTTTTGACAACTTTAAGAAAGCTGAATTTTCCGCAGGACAATTTTGACAAGAATATGGAAACCTATTCAAGCGGTCAAAAGAAGAAGGTGCTGCTTACACGCTCAATCTGCGAGTCGGCCCATTTCTATATCTGGGACGAGCCTTTAAACTATATCGATATTATTTCGCGTCTTCAAATAGAAAGGATGATTTTAAAGTACGGCCCTACGGTTATCTTGGTAGAACACGATAAAAAATTCAACGAAAAAGTTTCTACCGATTTTGTAGAGCTGCTTCCCAATCCTTAG
- a CDS encoding tetratricopeptide repeat protein codes for MAKSVNALINEAIEAGKKRDYKTSILILENLAAEGLAEVSSPFYGEKKGNPEIYLYLSRAWAAVNNYGRSIAYGKAYIKRCSSDPSANSTDLPMGFFFLGRSYLAAGQYDRAVYCLEKSLKLNPHPLETRAMLGSAYLKWKKPRLARETFEEALKFAPSDAKLNAGYLNSLFVEGIYELRNGNADMARQMFSFAIKNGIDGVAPRLYLAHALKMEGYLPEALGQYEAACEFEPDDPALKWYPAMIKMQLGDTTAAAEDFAKLGIEIPDDGVSDRFFAMGVIKKHMERGDYSRAAVAARIFIKTFGSDAEIRLLAAEAQRSMGNTNTALGHYKCALEHEPENPYPHYGIMLALQEAYRWEELSAEILRAEASGVCDADDIYYYKIITAAHIDNPPEEVLPHLQALIQNGRSDSAIFNAMGCCYIKLNMPDLALNWYERALSINEKDEEAKIGIIASYENLQLNKEADEAYNSYLNEWGKNIYIRRDYVLFLEKCERWEDAGNQLEILMSQGKKVNFDPELALFRRKAGQYQKAAILYRKMLRAKPEERLLLHNLVFCLDKMGQTKVSLDLLKAAEKMFGIKTDSMLIKGILQMRLKKKEDAIKTFQYILEKEPKNKHAAEFLEKAYGK; via the coding sequence ATGGCTAAGTCTGTAAATGCGCTTATAAATGAAGCTATTGAAGCCGGAAAAAAACGCGACTATAAGACTTCAATTTTAATTTTAGAAAACTTAGCCGCAGAGGGCTTAGCCGAAGTATCTTCTCCCTTTTACGGCGAAAAAAAGGGAAATCCCGAAATATATTTATACCTTTCAAGGGCTTGGGCTGCTGTAAACAATTACGGCAGATCAATAGCCTATGGTAAGGCCTATATAAAAAGATGCTCATCGGACCCGTCTGCAAATAGTACAGACCTTCCTATGGGTTTCTTTTTTTTGGGCCGCTCATATTTGGCCGCAGGGCAATATGACAGGGCCGTTTATTGTCTTGAAAAAAGCTTAAAGCTAAATCCCCATCCTCTTGAAACAAGGGCAATGCTCGGCTCGGCCTATCTAAAATGGAAAAAGCCCCGTCTTGCCAGGGAAACCTTTGAAGAAGCCTTAAAGTTTGCTCCTTCGGATGCAAAGCTGAATGCCGGATATTTAAATTCTCTTTTTGTTGAAGGAATTTATGAATTAAGAAACGGCAACGCAGATATGGCTCGCCAAATGTTCAGCTTTGCAATAAAGAACGGCATAGACGGGGTTGCTCCTCGCCTATATCTTGCTCACGCCCTAAAAATGGAGGGCTATCTTCCGGAGGCCCTAGGCCAATACGAGGCCGCCTGCGAATTCGAGCCCGATGATCCCGCCCTAAAGTGGTACCCTGCAATGATCAAGATGCAGCTGGGCGATACAACCGCTGCTGCAGAAGATTTTGCAAAACTGGGTATTGAGATTCCCGATGACGGAGTTTCGGATCGTTTTTTTGCAATGGGCGTTATCAAAAAACATATGGAGCGGGGCGATTACTCAAGAGCAGCCGTTGCCGCCCGCATCTTTATTAAAACCTTTGGAAGCGATGCCGAAATACGCCTCCTCGCTGCAGAAGCCCAGCGTTCCATGGGGAACACCAACACAGCCTTGGGACATTATAAGTGTGCACTTGAACACGAGCCTGAAAATCCTTATCCGCATTACGGCATAATGCTTGCCCTTCAAGAAGCATACCGATGGGAGGAACTTAGTGCCGAAATCCTGCGGGCCGAAGCAAGCGGCGTCTGCGATGCGGACGATATTTATTATTATAAAATAATTACCGCTGCCCATATCGATAATCCTCCCGAAGAGGTATTGCCTCATCTTCAAGCTCTTATTCAAAACGGAAGATCCGATTCGGCTATTTTTAATGCGATGGGCTGCTGCTACATAAAACTGAACATGCCCGACCTTGCCCTAAACTGGTATGAAAGAGCTTTGAGCATCAATGAAAAAGATGAAGAAGCTAAAATAGGAATTATCGCCTCTTACGAAAATTTACAATTAAATAAGGAAGCTGATGAAGCATATAACTCATATCTAAATGAATGGGGAAAGAATATCTACATAAGGCGGGACTATGTACTATTTTTAGAAAAATGCGAGCGTTGGGAAGATGCCGGCAATCAGCTTGAAATTTTAATGAGTCAAGGCAAAAAAGTTAATTTTGATCCTGAGCTTGCTTTATTCCGAAGAAAGGCAGGACAATACCAAAAAGCCGCTATTCTTTATAGAAAGATGCTTAGGGCTAAACCGGAAGAAAGACTCTTATTACACAACCTCGTCTTCTGTCTTGATAAAATGGGACAAACAAAAGTCTCCCTCGATCTTTTAAAAGCTGCAGAAAAAATGTTCGGCATTAAGACCGATTCCATGCTCATCAAAGGCATCCTTCAAATGCGCCTAAAAAAGAAAGAAGATGCAATAAAAACTTTTCAATACATATTGGAAAAAGAACCTAAAAACAAACATGCTGCCGAATTCTTGGAAAAAGCTTACGGAAAATAA